The Streptomyces spororaveus genome includes a region encoding these proteins:
- a CDS encoding YncE family protein — protein sequence MNAHDRLLLDGARRGFAAVAAALLLGACAQHAASVPPGGPAPSAASPLPATAPTPQGLLLIADFGADTVTFVDPGRGAVASVAVGRAPYGLAVGADGRAWVATAQGVAVVDTRTRVRRALIPYRTGTGPVTDGEYRGGGMGIALSPDGRQAYVGVNVPGTTGVLEVLDTASAEVTAVVPVGRRPFDVDVSPDGTEVYVTGHDSFDVTAVAAGSLRPRRIEVAPYGTEGGLGSWLKPHYAVVRPADGKLLLPFEGERLAVVDPRTGRTRIEPMTADTHQHGAALTADGRLLVVGTGAVRPGDGRGPSLTVRSPDGAERVYPLQGPHEDVAVSRDGRTAYVTGGHTRDGYWNGVTVVDLDTGATRRLAAGARPLGIAVL from the coding sequence ATGAACGCGCACGACCGACTCCTCCTCGACGGGGCCCGCAGGGGCTTCGCCGCGGTGGCCGCGGCCCTGCTGCTCGGCGCCTGCGCCCAGCACGCGGCCTCCGTCCCGCCGGGCGGCCCGGCGCCCTCCGCCGCCTCCCCGCTGCCCGCCACCGCCCCCACCCCGCAGGGGCTGCTGCTGATCGCCGACTTCGGGGCCGACACCGTGACCTTCGTGGATCCCGGGCGCGGCGCGGTCGCCTCGGTCGCCGTGGGCCGGGCCCCGTACGGACTCGCCGTGGGCGCGGACGGCCGGGCCTGGGTCGCCACCGCCCAGGGCGTGGCCGTCGTCGACACGCGCACCCGCGTACGGCGGGCCCTGATCCCGTACCGCACCGGCACCGGCCCGGTCACCGACGGCGAGTACCGCGGCGGCGGCATGGGCATCGCGCTGTCGCCCGACGGCCGGCAGGCTTACGTGGGGGTCAACGTCCCCGGCACCACCGGGGTCCTGGAGGTCCTCGACACGGCGAGCGCCGAGGTCACCGCCGTCGTGCCGGTGGGGCGGCGCCCCTTCGACGTGGACGTGTCACCGGACGGCACCGAGGTCTACGTCACCGGCCACGACTCCTTCGACGTCACCGCCGTGGCCGCCGGCTCGCTGCGCCCCCGCCGGATCGAGGTCGCCCCCTACGGCACCGAGGGCGGGCTCGGCTCGTGGCTGAAGCCGCACTACGCCGTCGTACGCCCCGCCGACGGGAAACTGCTGCTCCCCTTCGAGGGCGAGCGGCTCGCCGTGGTCGATCCGCGGACCGGGCGGACCCGGATCGAACCGATGACCGCCGACACCCATCAGCACGGCGCCGCCCTCACGGCCGACGGCCGCCTCCTGGTGGTCGGCACGGGCGCCGTGCGGCCGGGCGACGGCCGGGGCCCCTCGCTGACGGTCCGTTCCCCGGACGGCGCCGAGCGGGTGTACCCGCTCCAGGGCCCGCACGAGGACGTGGCCGTCTCCCGAGACGGCCGGACCGCCTACGTCACGGGCGGCCACACCCGGGACGGCTACTGGAACGGCGTCACGGTCGTCGACCTGGACACCGGAGCCACCCGCCGGCTCGCGGCGGGCGCCCGGCCCCTGGGCATCGCCGTCCTCTGA
- a CDS encoding M64 family metallopeptidase, with the protein MDPVRGSVRRSVRRSVRRSVLRAAVATICATAALVAAGPAGAADAPAGHRIEVEIPGPEHGGDAGSGHARVPAAGSPAKASGRLSPAERSADGQVTKLIDNGSTADRLDVVVIGDGYTAAELARFHTDAEQKWAEVTAVEPYTTYRNLFNVWTVDAVSHDSGVSGDPDPATVRDTALGSSFWCEDIERLLCVDQPKVDAYVAKAPAADLVIVLANSAKYGGAGYNERNAALGYEGISTASAGHPKSGQVAIHETGHSLGKLADEYFYPGVPEYEKYTGPEPVESNSSALPADRMAEQRTKWYRWLGEESPDGGTVGAYEGGNYFVTGLNRPTDNSLMRVLGKPFNLPGVESMIAGFYQHARIVTPLTPTDRTLRLRHSAKVSVPKLAGADGRQPVVRWYLDGRELKRFEGRRTVSVAELWLFDLRTHRLTVTAEDRTPSVRDPKVIRTLRSSADWNVRL; encoded by the coding sequence ATGGATCCAGTCAGAGGCTCGGTCAGGCGCTCGGTCAGGCGCTCGGTCAGGCGCTCGGTGTTGCGCGCGGCCGTCGCGACGATCTGCGCCACCGCCGCGCTGGTGGCCGCCGGACCCGCGGGCGCGGCCGACGCCCCGGCGGGGCACCGGATCGAGGTCGAGATACCCGGGCCCGAGCACGGCGGTGACGCCGGGTCGGGCCACGCCCGCGTACCGGCCGCGGGCAGCCCCGCCAAGGCGTCGGGCCGGCTGTCCCCGGCCGAGCGGTCGGCCGACGGCCAGGTCACCAAGCTGATCGACAACGGCTCCACCGCCGACCGCCTCGACGTCGTGGTCATCGGTGACGGTTACACCGCCGCGGAGCTGGCACGGTTCCACACCGACGCCGAGCAGAAATGGGCCGAGGTGACCGCCGTCGAGCCCTACACCACGTACCGGAACCTCTTCAACGTCTGGACGGTCGACGCCGTCTCGCACGACTCCGGAGTCTCCGGCGACCCCGACCCGGCCACCGTCCGCGACACCGCCCTCGGCTCCTCCTTCTGGTGCGAGGACATCGAGCGGCTGCTCTGCGTCGACCAGCCCAAGGTGGACGCGTACGTGGCCAAGGCTCCTGCCGCCGACCTCGTCATCGTCCTGGCCAACAGCGCCAAGTACGGCGGCGCGGGCTACAACGAGCGCAATGCCGCCCTCGGGTACGAGGGGATATCGACGGCATCCGCGGGTCACCCGAAGTCCGGCCAGGTGGCCATCCACGAGACCGGTCACTCCCTCGGCAAGCTCGCCGACGAGTACTTCTACCCGGGCGTCCCGGAGTACGAGAAGTACACGGGCCCCGAGCCCGTCGAATCCAACAGCTCGGCCCTGCCGGCCGACCGCATGGCCGAGCAGCGGACCAAGTGGTACCGCTGGCTCGGCGAGGAATCACCCGACGGCGGCACCGTGGGCGCCTACGAGGGCGGCAACTACTTCGTGACCGGGCTGAACCGGCCCACCGACAACTCGCTCATGCGGGTCCTGGGCAAGCCCTTCAACCTGCCCGGCGTCGAGTCGATGATCGCCGGGTTCTACCAGCACGCGCGGATCGTCACCCCGCTCACCCCGACCGACCGCACCCTGCGGCTGCGCCACTCCGCGAAGGTGTCCGTACCGAAGCTGGCCGGCGCGGACGGCCGCCAACCCGTGGTCCGCTGGTACCTCGACGGCCGGGAGCTGAAGCGCTTCGAGGGCCGCAGGACGGTGTCGGTGGCGGAACTGTGGCTCTTCGACCTCCGTACGCACCGCCTGACGGTCACGGCCGAGGACCGCACCCCGTCGGTGCGCGACCCGAAGGTGATCCGTACCCTGCGCTCCTCGGCCGACTGGAACGTCCGGCTCTGA
- a CDS encoding isopenicillin N synthase family dioxygenase yields MAGSQIPVIDLGPWRSGGPEARARTAVRVDEALRAAGFLLVTGHGVDPALPARIREAAGEFFRLPARAKAPYAVRVGGRGWLGPGAEANSYAEGQASPPDLKESWSFAAEDPTGVPSVDTEWFAPNTWPAEVPELRPLVTEYLRLMRTLSDELLELLAGALGLAEDHFTRHTSHPTWGFNLNWYPGTEVVGPPLPGQFRIGAHTDFGTVTVLDRQLGAGGLQIHTEADGWQDAPFDPGALTVNIGDLMARWTGDRWRAGRHRVLPPPADTPAEELISLVYFYECDPHTRVESLPAPVGRVVHDPVDSHTYLRGKLDAISVAHPQE; encoded by the coding sequence ATGGCCGGATCCCAGATTCCCGTGATCGATCTCGGGCCGTGGCGGTCCGGCGGACCCGAGGCGCGCGCCCGTACGGCGGTCCGCGTCGACGAGGCCCTGCGCGCGGCCGGCTTCCTCCTGGTGACCGGGCACGGCGTCGACCCCGCGCTGCCCGCGAGGATCCGGGAGGCCGCGGGTGAGTTCTTCCGGCTGCCCGCGCGCGCCAAGGCGCCGTACGCCGTCAGGGTCGGCGGCCGGGGCTGGCTCGGCCCCGGGGCGGAGGCCAACAGCTACGCCGAGGGCCAGGCCTCACCACCGGACCTCAAGGAATCGTGGTCCTTCGCGGCCGAGGACCCCACCGGCGTCCCCTCCGTGGACACCGAATGGTTCGCGCCCAACACCTGGCCGGCCGAAGTGCCCGAGCTGAGGCCCCTGGTGACGGAGTACCTGCGCCTGATGCGCACCCTCTCCGACGAGCTGCTGGAACTCCTGGCCGGGGCCCTGGGCCTGGCCGAGGACCACTTCACCCGCCACACCTCACACCCCACCTGGGGGTTCAACCTCAACTGGTACCCGGGCACCGAGGTCGTCGGCCCGCCGCTGCCCGGCCAGTTCCGTATCGGCGCGCACACCGACTTCGGTACGGTCACGGTCCTCGACCGGCAGCTGGGCGCGGGCGGGCTCCAGATCCACACCGAGGCCGACGGCTGGCAGGACGCGCCCTTCGACCCCGGGGCGCTCACCGTCAACATCGGCGACCTGATGGCCCGCTGGACGGGTGACCGCTGGCGCGCGGGCCGCCACCGGGTACTGCCACCGCCCGCCGACACGCCCGCCGAGGAGCTGATCTCCCTCGTCTACTTCTACGAATGCGACCCGCACACCCGGGTGGAGTCCCTGCCCGCCCCCGTCGGCCGGGTGGTGCACGACCCCGTCGACTCCCACACGTACCTGCGGGGCAAACTCGACGCGATCAGCGTGGCTCATCCTCAGGAGTGA
- a CDS encoding VOC family protein, giving the protein MTRDLGTAQHFYGAVVGWRFRPTRLGEAFSVAFQGRVPVAGIGALAADLGVAAAWTPYFAVDDADVAVDRIRERTGTIAVGPVSFDSGGRAALVADPDGAVFGIWEGNVEADWRVGRGPSPAWLELRTRNALDAAIFYGAVLEWATGRAGCCEVSYEEDQVVLRQDGEPVARLNSGPVEMASYSPHTRPRWHVHFRVPKLRPAVEAAVSLGGRPVSDVTSNALERWVTLRDPDGALFTLTTALGSDPD; this is encoded by the coding sequence ATGACACGCGACCTCGGCACGGCCCAGCACTTCTACGGTGCGGTCGTGGGCTGGAGATTCCGTCCGACCCGCCTCGGCGAGGCGTTCTCGGTGGCGTTCCAGGGCCGTGTCCCGGTGGCGGGCATCGGGGCGCTGGCCGCGGACCTGGGGGTCGCCGCAGCCTGGACCCCGTATTTCGCGGTCGACGACGCCGATGTGGCGGTGGACCGGATCCGGGAGCGGACGGGCACGATCGCGGTCGGCCCGGTCTCCTTCGATTCGGGCGGCCGCGCCGCCCTCGTCGCGGACCCGGACGGGGCCGTCTTCGGAATCTGGGAGGGCAATGTGGAGGCGGACTGGCGGGTGGGCAGGGGCCCGTCACCCGCCTGGCTCGAACTGCGCACGAGGAACGCGCTGGACGCGGCGATCTTCTACGGCGCGGTGCTGGAATGGGCCACCGGCCGCGCCGGCTGCTGCGAGGTCTCGTACGAGGAGGACCAGGTCGTGCTGCGGCAGGACGGCGAGCCCGTCGCCCGCCTGAACAGCGGTCCCGTGGAGATGGCCTCCTACTCCCCGCACACCAGGCCCCGCTGGCACGTCCACTTCCGGGTGCCGAAGCTCCGGCCCGCGGTGGAGGCCGCCGTCTCGCTGGGCGGGCGGCCCGTCTCGGATGTCACCTCGAACGCCCTGGAGCGGTGGGTGACGCTCCGCGACCCGGACGGGGCTCTGTTCACCCTGACCACCGCCCTCGGGTCGGACCCGGACTGA
- a CDS encoding vWA domain-containing protein: MSANRIQHKVNHVALVVDCSGSMRQHQGQLIRVVDEFVAGLKAESDSLGHETRISLYSFDHKVENLVWDMDVKHLPSMRGLYKVNNGATALIEASLKSLDDLGHIWEEYGEHSFLQIVVTDGEENASGGDRRHDGDMTILGPWLDRITSKMGTLPGHWTSAILVPNSLAKRTAQNYGFPAGNIAIWNADSQEGVEEAIGTVRAAATSFLRGREKGVRGTKNLFAVGQDLSVDDVRAKLEPVPADKYRLLKVDEEVAIRSFVDSHPGVAYERGSCYYQLGSRVQVQADKEVIVVEKSTDRAYTGDAARSLLFGTGIQGTVSVKAGCNPELEVYVQSRSVNRKLKPRTRLLIML; encoded by the coding sequence ATGTCCGCCAACAGGATCCAGCACAAGGTGAACCACGTCGCGCTGGTCGTGGACTGCTCGGGTTCCATGCGTCAGCACCAGGGCCAACTGATCCGCGTGGTCGACGAGTTCGTGGCGGGTCTCAAGGCCGAGTCGGACAGTCTCGGTCACGAGACCCGTATCAGCCTCTACTCCTTCGACCACAAGGTGGAGAACCTGGTCTGGGACATGGACGTGAAGCACCTGCCGTCCATGCGGGGTCTGTACAAGGTCAACAACGGTGCGACCGCCCTGATCGAGGCCTCGCTGAAGTCGCTGGACGACCTGGGCCACATCTGGGAGGAGTACGGCGAGCACAGCTTCCTCCAGATCGTGGTGACGGACGGCGAGGAGAACGCCTCCGGCGGCGACCGGCGGCACGACGGCGACATGACGATCCTCGGCCCCTGGCTCGACAGGATCACGTCGAAGATGGGCACGCTCCCGGGCCACTGGACGTCCGCGATCCTCGTTCCGAACTCCCTGGCGAAGCGGACCGCCCAGAACTACGGTTTCCCGGCCGGCAACATCGCCATCTGGAACGCGGATTCGCAGGAGGGCGTCGAGGAGGCGATCGGCACGGTGCGTGCCGCCGCCACCAGCTTCCTGCGCGGCCGCGAGAAGGGCGTCCGCGGTACGAAGAACCTGTTCGCGGTCGGCCAGGACCTCTCGGTCGACGACGTACGGGCGAAGCTCGAACCGGTCCCGGCCGACAAGTACCGGCTGCTGAAGGTCGACGAGGAGGTCGCGATCCGGTCCTTCGTCGACTCGCATCCGGGCGTGGCGTACGAGCGCGGCTCGTGCTACTACCAGCTGGGAAGCCGGGTTCAGGTGCAGGCCGACAAGGAAGTCATCGTGGTCGAGAAGAGCACCGACCGCGCGTACACGGGCGATGCGGCGCGCAGTCTCCTGTTCGGCACGGGCATCCAGGGGACCGTCTCCGTGAAGGCGGGGTGCAATCCCGAGCTGGAGGTGTACGTCCAGAGCCGTTCGGTGAACCGGAAGCTCAAGCCCAGGACCCGTCTGCTCATCATGCTCTGA
- a CDS encoding DUF6381 family protein — protein sequence MSVSGESRGRSQQMRAKAKELNDAAERSTDPEERRRLKEKARRLQEQSEQEGRMDDRGMDPM from the coding sequence ATGAGCGTTTCAGGTGAGTCCCGCGGCCGGTCCCAGCAGATGCGCGCCAAGGCCAAAGAGCTGAACGACGCGGCCGAGCGGTCCACCGACCCGGAGGAGCGCCGCCGGCTGAAGGAGAAGGCGCGCCGCCTCCAGGAGCAGAGCGAGCAGGAGGGCCGTATGGACGACCGGGGCATGGACCCCATGTAG
- a CDS encoding alpha/beta hydrolase family protein yields MTNRRTVASVTLLALLLPIPLVTAGTSFAADTSVAAGPAAADTVSRRTAVELPRPTGRFAVGREDLHLVDHSRTDPWAGSGPRELMVTMRYPARHDTGRTTRYLTSEEARLLLVDRGLDQVIPVETLTGTRSHARTGARPAAGRYPLVVLSPGFTVHRATLTALAEDLASRGYVVAAVDHAYESVGTAFPGGRVLQCLACEKVQGEEGYRTVGETRARDVSFLLDRLTGRDPVWRHAGLIDKGRIAMAGHSIGGSSTAAAMAADHRIRAGVNMDGGFSTPVPAAGLGGRPFMLLGAQQRRPGGNASWDRDWPLLDGWKRWITFADSGHFTFTDFPAIGEQLGLPDGEAPLPGARSVELTRRYVAAFFDQHLGGRPQPVLDGPSPDAPEVGFHTP; encoded by the coding sequence ATGACGAACCGCAGAACCGTTGCCTCCGTGACTCTTCTCGCCCTGCTCCTGCCGATCCCGCTCGTCACCGCCGGAACCTCGTTCGCCGCGGACACCTCCGTGGCGGCCGGGCCCGCGGCGGCGGACACCGTAAGCCGCCGTACGGCGGTGGAACTCCCGCGTCCGACCGGCCGTTTCGCCGTCGGCCGGGAGGACCTGCACCTGGTGGACCACAGCCGCACGGACCCCTGGGCCGGATCCGGGCCCCGCGAGCTCATGGTCACCATGCGATACCCGGCGCGGCACGACACCGGCCGGACCACGCGCTACCTCACCTCCGAGGAGGCCCGCCTGCTGCTCGTCGACCGCGGGCTGGACCAGGTCATCCCGGTCGAGACCCTGACCGGCACACGGTCCCACGCCCGGACCGGCGCGCGCCCGGCCGCCGGACGGTACCCGCTGGTCGTGCTCTCCCCGGGGTTCACCGTCCACCGGGCCACCCTCACGGCGCTCGCCGAGGACCTGGCCTCCCGCGGCTACGTCGTCGCCGCGGTGGACCACGCCTACGAGAGCGTGGGCACCGCCTTCCCCGGCGGCCGCGTGCTGCAGTGCCTGGCCTGCGAGAAGGTCCAGGGCGAGGAGGGCTACCGGACCGTCGGCGAGACCCGGGCCCGTGACGTGTCCTTCCTCCTGGACCGCCTTACCGGACGCGACCCCGTATGGCGCCACGCCGGACTCATCGACAAGGGCCGCATCGCGATGGCCGGCCATTCCATCGGCGGCTCCTCGACCGCGGCCGCGATGGCCGCCGACCACAGGATCCGTGCCGGGGTCAACATGGACGGCGGCTTCTCCACCCCGGTCCCCGCGGCCGGACTCGGCGGGCGCCCCTTCATGCTGCTCGGCGCACAGCAGCGGCGTCCCGGCGGCAACGCGAGCTGGGACCGCGACTGGCCGCTGCTCGACGGCTGGAAGCGCTGGATCACCTTCGCCGACTCCGGACACTTCACCTTCACCGACTTCCCGGCGATCGGCGAACAGCTGGGCCTGCCCGACGGAGAGGCCCCGCTGCCCGGCGCCCGCTCCGTCGAACTGACCCGGCGCTACGTCGCGGCCTTCTTCGACCAGCACCTGGGGGGCAGGCCGCAGCCCGTGCTCGACGGCCCGTCGCCCGACGCGCCGGAAGTCGGCTTCCACACCCCCTGA
- a CDS encoding sulfite oxidase has product MPLDLSDESRYDRTRLRQWARGRARSAGMDRRDLLKLFAAGAAAGTLELAVGGATASAAAGAPVADPVPRTVKPLPPELFTLRGTNAETNFAALRGTGPLTPIDRFFVRNHTSTPRVDAAGWRLTVWGDGLAGGPLELSYERLRALRPLERTLFIECAGNGRSFYTTQQGQPVTGTAWTLGAIGVARWRGARLSDVLRLAGVTRGAVDVLPRGLDDEVVANGVNLGRVRRPLPVVKALDDVLLAYEMNGRPLPPDHGGPVRLVVPDWVGISSIKWVGDIEVSTEPLYSPWNTDMYRLFGPEHPAQGGAPLTRQTLKSAFELELGATVAVHRTRLLTGRSWSAAAPVTRIDVSTDSGGHWRRARLHDTPRRGGWVRWSLPWTPRATGATSLLARATDATGRTQPDRSVHNTQGYLFDAVVRHPVTVV; this is encoded by the coding sequence ATGCCCCTCGATCTGTCGGACGAGAGCCGGTACGACCGTACGCGCCTGCGGCAGTGGGCCCGCGGCCGCGCCCGCTCCGCCGGAATGGACCGCCGCGATCTGCTGAAGCTGTTCGCGGCGGGGGCCGCTGCCGGAACGCTGGAGCTGGCCGTCGGCGGCGCCACGGCCTCGGCGGCCGCCGGGGCACCGGTCGCCGACCCGGTACCGCGCACCGTCAAGCCGCTGCCGCCCGAGCTGTTCACGCTCCGCGGTACGAACGCGGAGACGAACTTCGCGGCGCTGCGCGGCACGGGCCCGCTCACCCCGATCGACCGGTTCTTCGTGCGCAACCACACCTCCACGCCGCGCGTGGATGCCGCCGGGTGGCGGCTGACGGTGTGGGGCGACGGGCTCGCGGGCGGCCCGCTGGAACTGTCGTACGAGCGGCTGCGCGCCCTGCGGCCGCTGGAGCGGACGCTGTTCATCGAGTGCGCGGGCAACGGCCGGAGCTTCTACACCACGCAGCAGGGCCAGCCGGTCACCGGCACCGCCTGGACCCTGGGCGCGATCGGCGTCGCGCGCTGGCGCGGCGCGCGGCTGTCGGACGTACTGCGCCTGGCGGGGGTGACCCGGGGCGCCGTGGACGTCCTGCCGCGCGGGCTGGACGACGAGGTGGTGGCGAACGGCGTGAACCTGGGCCGGGTGCGGCGCCCGCTGCCGGTCGTGAAGGCGCTGGACGACGTACTGCTGGCCTACGAGATGAACGGGCGGCCGCTGCCGCCCGACCACGGCGGGCCGGTCCGCCTCGTGGTGCCGGACTGGGTCGGGATCTCGTCGATCAAGTGGGTCGGGGACATCGAGGTGAGCACGGAGCCGCTGTACTCACCGTGGAACACGGACATGTACCGGCTGTTCGGGCCCGAGCACCCGGCACAGGGCGGTGCCCCGCTGACCCGGCAGACCCTCAAGAGCGCCTTCGAGCTGGAGCTGGGAGCCACCGTCGCCGTGCACCGGACGCGGCTGCTGACCGGCCGTTCCTGGTCGGCGGCGGCACCGGTCACGCGTATCGACGTGAGCACGGACAGCGGCGGCCACTGGCGGCGGGCCCGGCTGCACGACACCCCGCGCCGGGGTGGCTGGGTGCGCTGGTCGCTGCCGTGGACCCCGAGGGCCACGGGTGCGACCTCGCTGCTGGCGCGGGCGACCGACGCGACCGGGCGGACCCAGCCCGACCGGTCGGTCCACAACACGCAGGGGTACCTCTTCGACGCCGTGGTCCGCCACCCCGTGACGGTGGTCTGA
- a CDS encoding helix-turn-helix transcriptional regulator codes for MDEPARIGRRVAHMRGELGLTQKQLAEPAYTSAYISTLESGKVRPSETALRFLAARLGTSYEELTTGRPAHLATELRLALTDAQQTLATGAADEAAARYRRLLAEAEELGLVPEQAEARLGLGDCALESGELPEAITHFEAAERLLAAEPLPRRARPVRGRAVAHLLAGELRYACYLLESAIDELGASGLADPEALVLLNAAIIGPYLDMGAHARAAHAAEVALALAPQVGDPALVAGMHRQVARTFLAGGRVADADASLAKAQEIYGQLRLRTDLAHCHWMRGYVQAQNGELASAERELRIARDMLSARRAGLYTAQVEVELADVLRQLGRYEEAAGLLSALLELGDSHGAVHAGGAHRLLGLMAEARGEWESAEEHYVQALALLERSGATGDLADLCRLLGDLLRRTGRVEAAMDAYRTGLGHRAAPGTTTLGPAPAAPAVLPARVSGSRWAAGPAE; via the coding sequence ATGGACGAACCGGCCCGGATCGGGCGCAGGGTTGCGCACATGCGCGGTGAACTCGGCCTGACACAGAAGCAGTTGGCGGAGCCCGCCTATACCTCGGCCTACATCTCCACCCTGGAGTCGGGCAAGGTCCGGCCCTCCGAGACTGCGCTGCGCTTCCTCGCCGCCCGCCTGGGCACCTCGTACGAGGAGCTCACCACCGGCCGCCCCGCCCACCTCGCCACCGAACTGCGGCTCGCCCTCACCGACGCCCAGCAGACGCTCGCCACGGGCGCGGCCGACGAGGCCGCCGCGCGCTACCGGCGGCTGCTCGCCGAGGCCGAGGAGCTCGGGCTGGTCCCGGAGCAGGCGGAGGCCCGGCTCGGGCTCGGCGACTGCGCCCTGGAGTCCGGTGAACTGCCCGAGGCGATCACACACTTCGAGGCGGCGGAGCGCCTCCTCGCGGCCGAGCCGCTCCCCCGCCGGGCCCGGCCGGTCCGCGGCCGGGCGGTCGCGCACCTGCTCGCCGGTGAGCTCCGCTACGCCTGCTACCTGCTCGAATCCGCCATCGACGAGCTGGGCGCGAGCGGGCTGGCCGACCCCGAGGCGCTGGTTCTGCTCAACGCCGCGATCATCGGGCCGTACCTCGACATGGGCGCCCACGCCCGCGCCGCCCACGCCGCCGAGGTCGCGCTCGCCCTGGCTCCGCAGGTCGGCGACCCGGCCCTGGTGGCCGGCATGCACCGGCAGGTCGCCCGGACCTTCCTGGCCGGGGGGCGGGTGGCCGACGCCGACGCCTCACTGGCGAAGGCCCAGGAGATCTACGGGCAGCTGCGGCTGCGGACCGATCTGGCGCACTGCCACTGGATGCGCGGCTACGTACAGGCACAGAACGGCGAACTCGCTTCGGCGGAGCGTGAGTTGCGCATAGCCCGGGACATGCTGTCGGCTCGCCGCGCCGGACTCTACACGGCCCAGGTGGAGGTCGAGCTGGCCGACGTACTGCGCCAGCTCGGCCGGTACGAGGAGGCGGCCGGACTGCTCTCGGCCCTGCTGGAGCTGGGGGACAGCCACGGCGCCGTGCACGCGGGCGGCGCGCACCGGCTCCTCGGCCTGATGGCCGAGGCGCGCGGGGAGTGGGAGTCCGCCGAGGAGCACTACGTACAGGCGCTGGCCCTGCTGGAACGCAGCGGGGCGACGGGCGATCTCGCGGACCTGTGCCGGCTGCTGGGTGATCTGCTGCGGCGTACGGGCCGGGTCGAGGCGGCCATGGACGCGTACCGAACGGGCCTGGGGCACCGGGCGGCGCCCGGCACCACCACCTTGGGCCCGGCGCCCGCCGCGCCCGCGGTGCTGCCCGCCCGGGTCAGTGGTTCTCGGTGGGCTGCAGGTCCCGCGGAATGA
- a CDS encoding GNAT family N-acetyltransferase translates to MTEILTPRLLLRRWTDDDLVPLSEINADPEVMRWIGEGETLDLDETAGEIERWEEEWDEEGFGVFAVELLGSGELIGAVGLSVLENLPDARADVQISWRLGRQYWGQGYASEAAHATLEFALQDRGLDRVVAINRMSNSDSENVIRKLGMVKERDTTDPRYGTAVRVHGIDLTEYEA, encoded by the coding sequence ATGACCGAGATCCTTACCCCCCGACTCCTCCTCCGCCGCTGGACCGACGACGACCTCGTCCCCCTGTCGGAGATCAACGCCGACCCGGAGGTGATGCGCTGGATCGGCGAGGGCGAGACCCTCGACCTGGACGAGACGGCCGGGGAGATCGAGCGCTGGGAGGAGGAGTGGGACGAGGAGGGCTTCGGGGTCTTCGCCGTCGAGCTCCTCGGTTCCGGCGAGCTCATCGGCGCCGTCGGGCTCTCGGTCCTGGAGAACCTCCCGGACGCCCGTGCGGACGTACAGATCAGCTGGCGGCTCGGCCGCCAGTACTGGGGCCAGGGCTATGCCTCCGAGGCCGCCCACGCCACCTTGGAGTTCGCGCTCCAGGACCGCGGCCTGGACCGGGTCGTCGCGATCAACAGGATGAGCAACTCGGATTCCGAGAACGTGATCCGCAAGCTCGGCATGGTGAAGGAACGGGACACCACCGACCCCCGGTACGGGACCGCCGTACGGGTCCACGGCATCGACCTCACCGAGTACGAGGCCTGA
- a CDS encoding HNH endonuclease family protein — MGRQIRVPGAVLAALLLAAAAGCSGPGSPGGGDPKASASAGSPSTAAPGSPKSPNPPGDDAKPAGGDVLPGMVSAAVARTQLAALKVAPVGTMAGYSRDKFTHWAQQGNKCDTREVVLKRDGTGVTQDAECKAVSGNWKSLYDGAVVTEAGKMDIDHMVPLAEGWRSGAAGWDPARRKAFANDLTHPQLLAVTAASNRSKGDQSPDLWQPPDKASWCQYGRAWTTVKSTYALTVTEAEKKMLTTMLDTCAS, encoded by the coding sequence ATGGGACGTCAGATACGTGTGCCGGGTGCGGTGCTGGCGGCGCTTCTGCTGGCGGCGGCGGCCGGGTGCTCCGGTCCGGGCTCGCCGGGCGGCGGGGATCCGAAGGCCTCCGCTTCCGCGGGCTCGCCGTCCACGGCGGCGCCGGGGTCGCCGAAGTCCCCGAACCCGCCGGGTGACGACGCCAAACCCGCCGGTGGGGACGTACTGCCCGGTATGGTCAGCGCCGCCGTCGCACGGACCCAGTTGGCGGCCCTGAAGGTGGCGCCGGTGGGCACGATGGCGGGGTACAGCCGGGACAAGTTCACGCACTGGGCGCAGCAGGGCAACAAGTGCGACACCCGTGAGGTGGTCCTGAAACGCGACGGCACCGGGGTCACCCAGGACGCCGAGTGCAAGGCCGTCTCCGGGAACTGGAAGAGCCTCTACGACGGGGCGGTCGTCACGGAGGCGGGGAAGATGGACATCGACCACATGGTGCCGCTCGCCGAGGGCTGGCGTTCGGGCGCGGCCGGCTGGGACCCGGCGCGGCGCAAGGCCTTCGCCAACGATCTGACCCATCCTCAGCTGCTGGCCGTGACCGCGGCCTCCAACCGCTCCAAGGGTGACCAGAGCCCCGACCTGTGGCAGCCGCCGGACAAGGCGAGCTGGTGCCAGTACGGGCGGGCCTGGACCACCGTGAAATCCACGTACGCGCTGACCGTCACCGAAGCGGAGAAGAAGATGCTCACCACGATGCTGGACACCTGCGCCTCATGA